DNA from Vibrio gazogenes:
GGGTAAAAAGCTCCGGAAAATCACCTTGGTTAAAATAATCCAGAATCAATAATGACCAAGCGAAGAACAGGCCTTGGATAAGCAGATAGTACAAAAATGCTTTGGTGAAAAGATCAGTGTCATGGAACGCATAACAGATGACACAACTGATAGGGAAGAGCAAAGCAAGTAAAGATAACTCTAAGAGTGTTGAGCCACTGATTAGGGGTGTTTGCAAACAAAGTTGAATGACAACATAGGCCAGTATCTGAGCAACAGCTAACATCCCCATACGACTTTGTTTGAATATTTGCGCAACGGCTAATGCCGTGAAAAGTAAAACATAAGGCAAGTTAAGCAGTACATTAGAATTTGACAGTTGCGTGAATATCCCATGGCCCATCCCGATATGGATAGCCACAATGAATAGAATAGGAAGTAGGCAGCGGAACCAGGAAGAACTGACCGACATTGAAAACATAGATGGTTGATTCGTCAAATAATTGACTGAACTTTACGTGATTTTTAGCAAAAGATACACCATTTTGTCGTTTTTTATGCCATTTCCTTGAGTTTTGGGTGAGACATGCGTGACTGAATCGATGAATGATACAAAGGGATGAGCACTGTCGGATGCGAAAGAAGACAGAATATTTGCATCGTTTGTCTTACATGATGGTTAACGGTATGTATAAAAATATGTCAGGTTGATTATCTGATACTATGTTTATGATATACATCGTGATGATTATATCCATTTTAGTGCTGATAGTTACTGGAGAATAAATATGCATATCAGTGTTGATGTCCATAATTATATGGAAACTTTAGTTGGTCAAATTTTGAGTTCAGATGATTTTAAAGCTCGCTATAATCATGAACAGTTGGCTGATCTGGCTTGTTTAGCGTTGAGTCAACTGCGTCCTGTATACATTCGGCATGATATTGATTTTTTATCCACGCTTCCGGAAACTCGTTTAGTGAAGTTAAAACAGTTTGCACAAGATGCTGTTGAAGCCGGAGAGACGATGATCAAGAATGACCGTCGTCAGAATCCTGAGTATCGGGAGGTTCCCGTTGTTGTTGCAACGGCTCGTTATGATGATGATCTTGAATTGGAATGGTATGAGAGCCCGATTATTAGTCATCAAACAGAATATCAGAAGGAGAAGTAAGTGGGATTTTTATCTCGATTGTTTGGTCAACGTCAGCAAGAATCAACGCCTGTTGAGCCTTTTTATTACAAAGATTTTGCTATTTTTCCTGAAGCGATTGCCGAAAATGGCCAGTACCGGGTTGCCGGGCGGATTACCCGGGAAATCAATGGTGAAATGAAAGAGCATCACTTCATTAGATCGGATGTTTTGTCCAGTCGCGACAGTGCTGATGAACTTATGATCAATAAGGCAAAAATGTTTATTGATCAGATGGGAGAAAAGATCTTCAGTTGAGTATTGCTCAAATTGATTAAAATCATGATGAAAGAAACCATAAGCCGATAAGCTTATGGTTTCTTTTTTTGTGATGATTAATTTTTACCATGATATTCAATTCACTAGACATTCTCGTTAGTATGGTGATGGTTCATGGTAGATGTTGGACCGATGCTGTAGAAACAAGACGTGATCAGTAACATGTGATAAATAGTATGTTACAAAGAAGTGCAAGTGGTTGTACTTGATTGTCCACTGCTTGAGTAAGTAAGCCGTTAGATTAAACATATTTCTGTGCCAATTATAAGGAAATAACTATGAAAATTGGTGTGCCTAAAGAACGACTTGCGGGTGAAACGCGAGTTGCAGCTTCACCGACTTCGGTAGGGCAGCTGCTAAAGTTAGGTTTTGATATTCTTATTGAAACCGATGCCGGAGAAAAAGCGAGTTTTGACAACCAGAGTTTCGAAGCTGCTGGTGCTCAGATTGTATCCCATGAAGACGTATGGCGTGCAGATGTTATTTTAAAAGTTAATGCGCCGACAACTGAAGAAATCGAGCTGATCAAAGAAGGAGCAACGTTGATTAGCTTCATTTGGCCAGCACAAAATCCAGAGTTACTTGAAACCTTATCCGGTAAAAAAATCAATGTGCTTGCTATGGATTCCGTGCCACGAATTTCTCGGGCACAGGCGCTTGATGCTTTATCATCGATGGCGAATATTGCTGGATACCGGGCTGTCGTTGAAGCGGCACATGAATTTGGCCGATTTTTTACGGGACAAATCACAGCTGCTGGCAAGGTGCCACCTGCGAAGGTTTTTGTCGCTGGTGCGGGTGTGGCAGGATTAGCCGCGATTGGTGCTGCTGGTAGTTTGGGAGCAATTGTCCGAGCATTTGATGTCCGTCCTGAAGTTAAAGAGCAAGTCCAGTCAATGGGCGCGGAGTTCCTTTCCGTTGATTTTCAGGAAAATTCCGGTGCCGGAGACGGCTACGCCAAAGAGATGTCTGATGATTTTAATCGTAAAGCAGCTGAACTTTACGCAGAGCAAGCAAAAGATGTCGATATCATTATTACCACTGCATTGATTCCAGGAAAGCCTGCACCCAAGCTGATTACCAAAGCAATGGTTGATAGCATGAAAGCGGGTAGTGTTATTGTCGATCTTGCGGCTGCAAATGGCGGTAACTGTGAATATACAGTGGCTGACCAAGTGGTGACGACTGAGAATGGTGTCAAGATCATCGGATATACCGACATGGTTGGACGTCTACCGACACAATCTTCTCAACTGTATGCCACCAACTTAGTTAACCTGTTGAAATTACTGTGTAAAGAAAAAGATGGTGAAGTTTACATTGATTTTGAGGATGTTGTTCAACGTGGTGTAACCGTCGTTAAGGAAGGTGAAGTGACTTGGCCTGCACCTCCGATTCAAGTTTCAGCACAACCACAGGCTAAACCTGAGCCAGTGAAACCGGCGCCTAAAACAGAAGAGAAAGCAGTGTCCCCGATGAAGAAGGCGTTAGGCCTCGTGGTCGGTGTTGGTGTATTTGCTTGGATTGCTTCTGTTGCACCTGCTGCCTTCCTCAGTCATTTTACTGTGTTTGTTCTTGCTTGTGTGGTTGGTTACTACGTTGTTTGGAACGTGACTCATGCACTCCATACACCTTTGATGTCTGTGACTAATGCTATTTCAGGGATTATTGTTATCGGCTGTCTATTGCAAATTGGTCAGGGAAATGGATTTGTTACGTTTTTATCGTTTATTGCCGTATTGATCGCAAGTATCAATATCTTCGGTGGTTTTACCGTCACCAAGCGTATGCTTGAAATGTTCCGTAAAAAATAACAAGGAGTAGCGAATGTCTGCAGGATTAGTACAAGCGGCGTACATCGTTGCTGCTTTATTTTTTGTGATGAGCTTGGCTGGCTTGTCGAAACAGGAATCAGCGAGGGCTGGTAACTATTATGGTATCACCGGGATGGCAATCGCCTTAGTGGCGACTATTTTTGCTCCCGATACGTCAGGGATTGTCTGGATTATCATTGCAATGGCGATTGGTGGAACGATCGGTATCCATTTTGCGAAGAAAGTCGAAATGACACAAATGCCCCAGTTGGTTGCGATCCTTCATAGTTTCGTTGGTATGGCCGCAGTGTTGGTTGGATATAATAGCTTTATTGAATCCCCGGAAACCGCGACACATGCTGAACATGTTATTCATTTAGTTGAAGTTTTTGTGGGTGTGTTTATTGGCGCGGTTACATTTACCGGTTCGATCGTTGCGTTTGGCAAACTGCATGGTGTGTTTAAATCTTCACCGTTGAATATTCCTCATAAACATAAATGGAATCTTGCAGCAGTGGTCGTTTCCGCACTGTTGTTGATCTACTTTGTGAATGTTGACGGTAGCTATTTCGCACTGATTGTCATGACTTTGATTGCTTTTGTTTTTGGTTATCATTTGGTTGCATCGATCGGTGGTGCCGATATGCCTGTTGTCGTTTCAATGCTGAACTCATACTCAGGGTGGGCCGCTGCGGCTGCGGGATTCATGCTGGCGAATGATCTATTGATTGTGACTGGTGCACTTGTTGGTTCTTCGGGGGCGATTCTGTCTTATATCATGTGTAAAGCGATGAACCGTTCCTTTATCAGCGTGATTGCCGGCGGATTCGGTCAGGAAGTTGTTATGAGTGATAATGGAGAAGAGCAAGGGGAACATCGCGAGATCATGGCTGAAGATGTTGCAGATATGCTTAAAAACTCAACGTCTGTGGTAATTACCCCAGGCTATGGTATGGCTGTAGCGCAGGCTCAGTACCCAGTGTCTGAAATTACCGAGAAACTGAGAGCCAAAGGTATCGAAGTTCGTTTTGGTATCCACCCAGTCGCAGGGCGTTTGCCCGGACATATGAATGTGTTGTTGGCTGAAGCAAAAGTGCCATATGAAATCGTACTGGAAATGGATGAGATCAATGATGATTTAGGTGAAACAGATACGGTACTGGTTATTGGTGCGAATGATACGGTCAACCCTGCAGCGCTGGAGGACCCGAATAGTCCAATTGCTGGGATGCCGGTTTTGGAAGTTTGGAATGCCAAAAATGTGATTGTCTTTAAGCGTTCAATGAATACCGGATACGCAGGTGTCCAGAATCCGCTCTTCTTTAAAGAGAATACCCAGATGTTATTTGGGGATGCAAAAGCATCATGTTTGCAGATTCTGGAACATTTGGATTAATCGCTACTTAAAAAACAGTAGAAAACTTTGTAATATAAGCCAGCAATAATGCTGGCTTTATTTATTTAGGGGACACATTATTGACACCAACATAACACGTAGGTAACTATTTTTGTCATAATGCTAACTGGATCATGAAACTTGCCTGAGAATATAGAGTCACATAACAAAATGATATTAAAACGATTCCTGCTGTTGTTCATGTTTATTATTCCATATGCATATGCGGACTCTTTGCCAGCAAGAATCGATAATTTTATATCCATGTTTAGATATGATGACGCACTTGTCTCATATGATTTGAGAAAAATAGAAGCTGAGTATGCCACCAGACTTATTACACCCGAATCCATGCTGCCTCAGACATTTCAATACCCTTTGAAAGACATTCAGCAGCTTTACGCTTTAGCACAACATTGCACCGGGAACCTACCTTTGAGCCCTTTAACCACAGAGCCGCTGGTTTTTACCCGGGCGATGTGTAAAGGGACGAAGCTCCCGTTGCGCTGGTTTGCAAGAAGCGCTTTGATTCATCCGGGTGGGGGAACATATGCTGCACGATATGTAAAAAAACACCCAGAGCTTTATGATGAGCTAAAAGTTTATATGCATATTCAGGAGCGTCCTCAAGCACCGAAAGATACTTTATTAGGGCGTTTGCAGCGGATGGACAGTGAATCTGTCACCTCATTAATTTCAGGTGATTCAATGTTCAGTGAGCAAGATGAGCTTTGGTTGAGAAAAGGTGATCGGTATTACGTTTTTGCTGATCATGTTTGGAAGAATAATGCCGAACAGGCTGGTTTAGTCTTCAGCTATGTCAATAATGAGGATTCAACTTGCTTTGTTCGACGCGGTAACCTGTGTTGGGAAGAAGAAGACCAATCGGATATTTTGCGTTATATCCTCGTTGGTCTTGTTGCTTTCAACGTATTACTCGTGATTAGTTGGTTTGTCTATCGTTGGAATACAAAGCGGCTTGAACTGAGAAGCCGTATGCTTATTTTACAGATATTGACACATGAATTACGGACACCGATTGCCAGTCTTTCATTGACTGTTGAAGGATTCAGACGAGAATTTGAGCGACTGCCTGAAAGTGTTTATGATGAATTTCGGCGATTATGTGAAGATTCCCGTCGTCTAAGGCAGTTGGCTGAGGCCAGTAAAGATTATTTACAATCCGATACCAAACCTTTAGCGGTGGATTGGGTACCGTCAGTCGCTGAGTGGTTAGAGTATAAATTAGAGGAAGAATTTGAATCATCTGTTCAATTCTCAATCAATCAGGATATTGCAGCAAAATTAAATGTCTATTGGTTGGGGACTTGTATTGATAATTTGCTAAGAAATGCCATTAAATATGGTATTGCCCCCGTGCAGTTGGATGTAACGACGTCAAGTCATATGGTTACGTTCAAGGTAATCGATCAGGGTTTGCTGACGCAGAAAGACTGGCGTCAGCTACGGAAGCCCTTTGTCAGTAAAAGTGGTTTAGGCCTAGGTTTAACAATAGTAGAATCGATGGTTGGAAGAATGGGAGGCAAGATGTCTCTAGTCGGGCCACCAACAACATTTATTTTGGAGATACCTTGTGAAACAGACGTTGCTTCTTGTTGAAGATGATAAAAACTTGGCTGATGGATTGTTAGTCAGTCTAGAACAAGCCGGATATAACTGTTTACATGCGGAGAAAATTTCAGAAGTAAGACAATATTGGGAACAGGCTGATTTAGTGATCTTAGATCGACAACTGCCTGATGGTGATTCGGTTGAACACCTTGTTGATTGGAAGAACCTGAAAGATGTTCCGGTTATTTTATTGACAGCTTTGGTCACAGTAAAAGATAAAGTCGCAGGACTTGATTCTGGTGCGAATGATTATCTAACCAAACCATTTGCTGAAGCTGAGTTATTTGCCAGAGTGCGGGCGCAACTTCGAGCGCCTGATGGCGAGTCGCAGGATGACACAAAGGTAGTCACAACAGAATTAACCATTGATAAAGCCACACGAGAAGTGCATTACAAAGGTGAGTTGATTACGTTGACCCGTACAGAGTTTGATTTACTACTATTTTTGGCCAGTAACTTAGGCAGAGTATTTACCAGAGATGAATTATTGGATCATGTATGGGGCTACAATCATTTTCCAACAACAAGAACCGTTGATACACATGTTCTGCAATTAAGACAAAAACTTCCCGGGCTAGAAATTGAAACGTTACGGGGTGTCGGCTATAAAATGAAAGCCTAATGATGAGAAAAAAGAGTTTTTTCTTACTGGGAGTACTGGCAAGTGCTCCCAGCTATTCTGTTTCCGCGGATTGGTTTGAACACAACACACCACTAACTCAGGCCCATGAACATTTACTGGAAGATGATCTGCCAAAAATGTTTAGCTCTTTAGTTGAAGTATGGCAGAACACTAAAAGTAACCATCTCAGCAGTCATCTGAATGATTTACTACTCCAATCTTTAAGTGCAGATTGTGGAAAGAGTCTGGAGCGAGACCCTTTTCCTGATTGGATCAAGTCTCTTGCCGTACGCAGAGTTGAGATTCAGAGTCCGGGGCGAGATGCATTTCAATTATTGATTGATATAGTGACAACGTCACAAGTGGAGGAAGTTTCATTCACGCGCTGGGTTGATCATTCCATTTCACTTGATAGCTCTTTTTCCCAGATAGAACGTGACGATGTCACAAATGAGCGGACTTACGTAAAACGTTATAATTTGAATAATCGTTTGTCTATGGGGCTTTACCGATTGATCGTTTCTCGAAAAAATGGTGAGTCGTGGAGTTCTTGGGTTATTCTTGATAATCCGAAAACCTATCATACGATTCATTGGCGTTCAAAAGAACAATGGGGAGTCGAAAAAACAGCGATTCCAAATCGTTACTGCCCATTACCGAAAATGAGAGTGTCTGCGTATAGCTATCATAGTGGAAAATACTCAGAAGTTTGGAAACAGACCTATGAGTCTAATTATCCGAGTGAGTTACCTGCGGATACATTGGAACCGGGACGATATGTTCTGGCCGTATCGATGAATCATCAGCGGTGGCAAGGGCCGATAACTATTGAGCAATCTCAAGTTATTAGTAAAACATATGATGTTTCACTAGAGGAATAGCTAAAGATATATAACAATCTGTCGTTATAAACATTAAATTTTATTCGGTTTATAGCGCATATGGATATACAACTAAAATATTTAATTCCGTCACTTCTCGTTGTTTCATCCGGAAGTATGGCAGCGTCCTACGCTGTTGAGGCCCGAGGGGATGCGATGGGAGGGACAGGCGTTGTTTCAGCCAACTATCTTACTGCTCCTTTCTATAATCCTGCAATTGTTGCCATTTATCGCAGAAATGATGATGCGGGAATGTTACTTCCTAGCTTTGGGCTCACTTATAACGATCCTGATGATATTTCCAATACAATCGATGATGTTGGTGATTTAATCAAAGATGTGGAAGGTGGAGATGCATCACAAGAAGCTAAGCTCCAGAGTCAGCTCGATGCGCTCAATGGCGGAGAGCTCAAAGCTGATATTGGTGGTGCGATCGCAATAGGAATTCCCAATCAATATATTTCGATGAATTTGTTTGGTAAAGCTTATGCAGAGACTTATGTCACACCATCAATTGCGACAACTGGCTCCTCAACGCTTGATAATGCACAGAATAGTACGATTGACGCGGTTTCTGTTGCGGTCACTGAAGTAGGTCTTTCTCTGGCAAAGTATCAAACATTTCTAGGGCAACATATCTCAGTCGGTGTGTCTCCGAAATTGCAACGAGTGTATACCTATGTATACGAAGCCAGTTTGAAAAACTACGATCTCAGTGATATCGATGCAAACAGTACCGGAGAAACGGTGTTTAACCTAGATGCTGGTCTGCTGTGGTTTTATGGTCCTGTAAGAGTTGGATTCGCCGCGACCAATTTGGTTTCTCGTGATATCACTACCCAACGAGTTGCTTCCAGTATATCCGGCAAAGCCGATCTACAATATAGTTATCAACTTAGACCTCTGTATACTGTTGGTGTTGGGCTGATTGGGGATTATGCCTCGATTAGTGTTGATTATGATCTGAATGAAGAAGAGCGCTATACCAATTTCAATGATAACACCCAGATGCTGCGTGTTGGTGGTGAAATCGATATTCTTCGTCAGCTAAAATTGCGAGCCGGGTATAAAAAGAACCTGGCTTATAGTGATTCTGACGGGGTCTACACTGCTGGGATAGGGCTTTCTCTGCTTGGATTGTTCGAACTTGATGCTGCTGTAAGCTATACCAATGAGCACGCCAAAGGTGCCTATGTGAACTTCCTGTCCACATATTAACGCGTTTATTCTTTTTCTACACACCGATCTAAGCTCTCTCTGAAAAGAGGGGGCTTTTTTATTTTCTGAAATATAAATCTTGTATATCAATATCACTGCGCGTAGTGATTACTTACATTACCTAGTTATTTCTCTATAGAAAATAAGTTGATCTTTTTCATGCTTGCCTTCATTATTTGCCGATATTTGAGTTAAAATTTATATTTTTCATTAACTTATAACAGTATATTCAACTTCCATAGAGTGATAGTTTACCGAGTATTAAGCTCCCCAAGGAGAGAGGATCTTTTTGGATCTCATGTTAGTGAATACTTCTACTGTGTGACAGTATCACTCTAGACATATATGCTAATGCACTATAACTAATATTTGTGGTAAAAATAAACAAGCAACATCACCGCAGCGCCAAAACATAGCAGCAGACGAAACCATTTATCTTTAATAGAAGAGGGTTGATATGGATTGAGCGTAGTCGAGTCAGGTAACACATTGCCGATTTGCAATGTTTCCATTCATCACTGGGATTATCTGGAATGAACCAGAATTCAGTCTCGTTTTTTGGTTATAAGCATGTGGCTTATAGTTGAGAAAATGAGGAGACAAGCACCGATCAATTCACCAATACTCGTAAAAAAGGACAACCTTGTGGTGACTCGTGTATCTCTTGGAAATACACATGCCACAAAGGAAATACTTCAATCTTCTTCAGGCTATAAATCATCTACATATCAACACCCAATTCAGGAAAATTGTATGCATGTGAAGTACATGTATGTGTTGGCCAATAAATTGAAAGAGCGGACAGGTCCAGGTCAAAATCATAAGGTTATTGGCACACTGACTAAAGGTGAAAAAGTACGAGTATTTAAAGCTGTACAAAGTAGTTCATGGTTAGCTATTTATTATGGTTCCAGTTATTACTGGGTTAGTGCCAAATATCTATCTGAAGTTAATCCTGAGTGATTCATTCATGCTCCTTGAAGGTAGAGATTTTGGCTATGATGTGGCTGCTGACAATCCAGATATTTCGAAGATTGAGTTAGAGTCAGAAATTTATAATTAATTATTTTATGAGATTAGAGATTTACCGTGGCTATTCAACGTTCAAAGATAACTACTGAACGTGTCTATAAGATGATTCACAGGTAATAATTGAAAACCCATAAGTTCGCATTATGGGTATGAATTATGTTGAGGGTTTGCTGAAAGCCTAGCGTGACCAAAGGGTGGGCGAACGAATTGCTGATTGTCGGCGCTTGCGGCGTACATGCTATGAGAGAGAATCGCTTTGAAGCGTTAGCCCGTACACATAATTCGCATAATGCGCAAAATCATTCTCTTATGGTATTATCTGTTTGTCTCAAATAAAAAGCCCAGTGCTGTAACACTGGACTTCTATTTATATTATTGAGATTAGTAGTTGGATGATTGTATCTATTAAGTTAATTATCGCTATTAGCAGAGCTATCATCTATTCCCTCCTTAGGGTTATTGACTGGCCCTTGAGAACCCTGTTTCTCAAGGGCTTTTCTATAAGTCATTGTACTTCATGACTTAATTTGATTAAATGCTTCGACCTGTACAACCTTAAAAACGTTAGAATATTCTAGTTTATATGTAATAAGTTTTATAATTTTGGAGTAGTTCCTCTCTATTTTTTAGTGTTCCTCTAGAATAAAATGTTGTATTCCAAAACTTGTTTTGACCAAGATTATCCATTTCAAAAGGTACGTTAAAGCCTTTTTTTAAAAGCATTTTAGAAATAATTAACATTCATTGGCTGTTTTTTGGTGCTGACGATGTAGATTTCATCCGCATGAGAATGGAGTTACTCCAAAAACAGATTTCATCATAGACGATTTAGGCACTCTAATAAAATTCCTCAAGTGCGCATTATGTACGTTATGTTAAATACTATAATTGAGTTGATTCAATTATAGTATTTAACTATCCCCTAATAATTTGTCTCTTACCCCACGTCAGGTTTGATGCTGTGATTCTCAAACAAGATTTCTAAATAGTAAAACGAGCACGGTGATTGGCCGCCCTCGTTTTATGCTTGAACGATAGAAAATTACTCGCCGTAATAGCTCTTACGGTATAGGCTCTTCACATCTTCAACAGTTGGTTTTCCTGGATTGGTTAATGTGCAAGGATCACCATAAGCTCGCTCACTCATTCTTTCCAATACTCGGATGAATTTTTCTTCGCTGAAATCAACTTCATCACAATCTTTAAAGCAGGATGGTATACCCAATGCTTTGTTTAGTTCTCTGACGGTTTGTGCCAGATCATTAATACCGAGAATGCTCTCAGCAAACTGATATTTAGTGGTGTATTGTCTATTAAAATCAATAATATATGGCAGAAGAATCGCGTTTGACAGACCATGTGTTACCCCAAACTCACCCCCGATTTTATGAGCGAGTGAATGGACCAATCCTAATGAAGCATTGGTAAACGCCATCCCTGCAAGTGCAGATGCATTGTGCATATTATAACGAGCTTCTTTATTGTCAGGTTCTTTATATGCTGTTTCAATGTTATCGATAACCAGCTTGATGGCTTCAATCGAGTACGGATCTGTAAATGATGTGGCAGCAATGGAAACCAGTGCCTCAGCAGCATGTGTCAAAACATCCATGCCGGTATTGGCGGTAATATGTGCTGGCATTGTTTCTGGTAGTTTGGGATCAAGAATCGCAATATCCGGCACCATGTCAGCAGCGACAATGGGATACTTGATATGATTCTCGGTATCTGTGATTACAGAGAATGCTGTAATTTCAGATGCGGTACCACTGGTTGATGGAATGGCAATAAATTTTGCTTTTTGACGTAGTGCCGGCATGGAGCCGACTTCAATGATATCTTCAAATTTTAAGTGAGGATGTTCATAAAAGCACCACATGACTTTGGCGGCATCAAGAGCGGATCCGCCCCCTATCGCTACAATCCAGTCAGGCTCGAAACTCATCATTGCCTCGGCACCACGCCATACGGTTTTGACAGATGGATTTGGCTCAACACCATCAATAATGATGCTATGGATCCCTGCTTGAGACAGATAATCTTGGCATTGCGTCAAAAATCCAAATTTTTTCATTGAGCTTCCACCGGTCACAATCACCGCCTTTTGGCCTTTTAACGTTGCCAGTTCAGCCAGAGCCCCCTCGCCATAGATAATATCCCTGGGTACAGAAAATCTCATGACACTCATATTTATCTCCTATAGTTTGCATATGAAAATGTGACAACCATAAGATATGCTCACAAGCGCACTGAAACACTGATTTGAATCATTAATCACGGATAAATTCTATAGATATGAAATCACTAGATATTTTTTGTACAACAGGAGAAATAAGAATGGCTTAAGTCCGCCAAGGAAACACAAATTTTATGTGTGTTAGAATAAAAAAGACCCCAGTGTGACGTTGTCACTCGGAAGCCTTTTGATTGATTTCATCGGAAATAAATTAACCACCGGCGAGTTTAACGGTATGGCCTTTCTTTTCCAGAAGCATTTTGATTTTTTCTCGATCATCACCTTGGATTTCAATCTGCCCGTCTTTTACTGCACCACCACAGCCACAATGTTTTTTTAATTCTGCTGCCAAGAGTTTCAATGCAGCATCATCAAGATCAAGACCGGTGATAACACAAACACCTTTGCCTTTTCGTCCCTTGGTTTGTCTTTGTATTCTCACAATACCATCGCCTTTCGGCCGCTGAGGCTGTGATTCCTCAGGTTTAATACGTCCAACTTCAGTGGAATATACTAATGTCATATTTGATTACTTCTTTGCTGCCGCCGCAGCTTTCGCCTGACGGAGTTCTATAATTGTTTTTTCAATGTGTTTTTCAATTGCGAGTTTGGAGCCCTTAAGTAGTCGGCCATTGAATATACAGTACCAATCATTCGGCTCACCAGTATCATTTTTCAGAGTAAAGCCAGCAAACTGCTCTTGTTTCGCTGTCTGTTGCTCTCTTTTTACTTCGATGTTGGTAAACTCTTTGGGATCAATAATCGAAGCAGTATCACACCACCAATCAATACTCTTCTGCACGGCTGCTTTATTACCGGAAAGAACATGATTCTTTATTTTTACTTGCCAGACATCACTGGATTGACCGGCAGATTTGAGGGTAAATCCTCGGTATGTTGCAACAGCCATATGTCTACTCAGCCCTTTTATGTATTTCCATTTAATATTAATTGTAATCGGCACATGATCAAGTATATTTAGGGCTAATAGACTAGTTATAGTGCATTAAAATGTTAAAAAAACCAATATTAATCACAAAAAAGACAATAATTGAAAATTATACCAAGCGGCTTTGTGATTTTGTCGATAAAGAACAACTCGATGAATTAACTCAATATCAGTATTCAAACAGTTCTTTACTTGCGATGGTTAAAGACTGGAATCTATTTGTAGCATTTTGTCAGAATCAGCATGTTGTTCCTTATCCAGCATCTCCGGACATGATTCGTCTTTTTCTTGAAAAAGAATCACGAGTCAGAAAGTTTTCAACCTTGCGTCGTTACAGCGTCACGATGACAGTGCTACATAAGTTGCTTGGGTATCCAGACCCAATCACAAACCATCAAGTCCGTTTACTCCTCATGTCTTTAAGAACAGAAAAAAAAGGCGATAATAGTCAAGCAGATGCGTTAGGCCGGGAACATCTTGAGCAACTCGATACCAAGCTTGCTACATCGAAAGCAGCCAAAGATATTCGAGATCTCGCCATCTATCATCTGATGTTTGAGTGCATACTGAAACGAGTAGAGCTCAGAGAGCTCCGCGTCGAACAGCTCACCTTTTACTCAGCCACTGAGGTACAAGTTGAACTCAGAGGCAATGGTTATCAACTTTCTCCACAAGCT
Protein-coding regions in this window:
- a CDS encoding tyrosine-type recombinase/integrase; translation: MLKKPILITKKTIIENYTKRLCDFVDKEQLDELTQYQYSNSSLLAMVKDWNLFVAFCQNQHVVPYPASPDMIRLFLEKESRVRKFSTLRRYSVTMTVLHKLLGYPDPITNHQVRLLLMSLRTEKKGDNSQADALGREHLEQLDTKLATSKAAKDIRDLAIYHLMFECILKRVELRELRVEQLTFYSATEVQVELRGNGYQLSPQASEAVHRWYQLIDIHASPYVFRSIDRHQNIGIEKLNDSSIYRILRGAGERLGIAHLKFSGQSTRIGATQELYQQGMKIKEIQSFGRWQSPVMPSQYVGKHRQAEIGMQQFKSFKPWKS